A single region of the Drosophila miranda strain MSH22 chromosome 2, D.miranda_PacBio2.1, whole genome shotgun sequence genome encodes:
- the LOC108153962 gene encoding WD repeat-containing protein 20 isoform X1, whose translation MASQLDANVKDDLKTQFVTREGTYRLLTLSEYSRPNRVGYSSNQSSPQVRVSIVTLPNPAHGSSTNAGNSNSNSNGNKSNNEPAAASGASPTAAAAAATTTTTTTSGNRGTNSNGASTATPAASTSNTTTPTTSTSGGAGGGGGNIFNGGAGGDNNYNNSNSTVDARLGGGISMHSMMNGGVTDQNGMASSQVVGGDRICFNFGRDLYVYSFRGAKKGTEMSKPIDKKFYKGTNPSCHDFNSNSATPTGAPLLVGFTTGQIQLVSPQMGPRELRKLFNEERLIDKTKVTCLKWLPNSPHLFLASHSSGHLYLYNEELPCAATAPNYQPFKMGDGYTILTCKSKSTRNPLYKWAFSTDNCCINEFCFSPCGSNLAVVSQDGFLRVFHYDTMELLGIARSYFGGFLCVCWSPDGKYIVVGGEDDLVTVWSLQERRVVARGQGHRSWVSVVAFDPYTTSYTNWDGGDFSDDENQLNEQYTASREARFSGDSTANGGFEGFDRNSTPVHAARPRPHSASFRSDASSAALAPDKLAISYRLGSVSQDTQVCLWDITEDVLRHPLALRQRVNSTQLNDTSFLNGGIDADGIKVIRPIAIGHGAGGNGNGGGGGNHAADLDSCSPTRETAGGGVATENSNSSSSKFSTANCTISSQSSNANTPPEDCETEAATPASTSSNAAATTPAAAAAVATAAAAAPSTKQNSRTHGTSNSIKFPNCISATKSDSIDGHASASGSGGQRTSYATSGYNSKTSNSSTKSSNSGSGFSAFNSLTQRLSNLNFLSSSDKKSSSSVGHEGSNSTAHRQHRKAMSMLKSYNQHNNHSSNNHSNNSSSSNFGHSSNQESGVAIGSSSTAHSFGSLKLSKSSHNASSLVTGAQSAATVSSFDPMKLIGTPACPRFDECPLLEPLVCKKIAHERLTALIFREDCFLTACQDGFIYTWARPGHATHTNQQHLSPSQSAAPGGTVI comes from the exons ATGGCCAGCCAATTGGATGCCAATGTCAAGGACGATCTGAAAACACAATTCGTAACGCGCGAGGGCACCTACCGGCTGCTGACCCTCTCCGAATACTCCCGCCCCAATCGCGTCGGCTACAGCAGCAACCAGAGCTCGCCGCAGGTGCGCGTCTCGATTGTGACGCTACCGAATCCGGCGCATGGCAGCAGCACCAATgccggcaacagcaacagcaacagcaatggcAATAAGAGCAACAACGAGCCGGCTGCAGCGAGCGGTGCTTcgcccacagcagcagcagcggcggcaaccacaacaactacaacaacgaGCGGTAATCGCGGCACGAATTCGAATGGTGCCTCAACGGCAACACCTGCAGCATCCACCAGCAACACCACCACTCCAACAACAAGCACATCTGGCGGTGCGGGAGGGGGCGGCGGTAACATCTTCAATGGCGGTGCTGGCGGTgacaacaactacaacaacagcaatagcACCGTAGACGCCCGCTTGGGTGGCGGAATCTCCATGCACTCGATGATGAATGGAGGAGTGACGGACCAGAATGGGATGGCCAGCAGCCAGGTCGTGGGCGGGGATCGCATCTGCTTCAACTTTGGCCGCGATCTCTATGTGTACTCCTTTCGCGGTGCCAAAAAG GGCACGGAGATGAGCAAACCGATCGATAAGAAGTTCTACAAGGGCACCAATCCCAGCTGCCACGACTTCaactcgaactcggccacgcCCACGGGCGCACCGCTGCTGGTGGGCTTCACCACGGGCCAAATCCAGCTGGTATCCCCGCAGATGGGGCCACGGGAGCTGCGGAAGCTGTTCAACGAGGAG CGCCTTATCGACAAGACCAAAGTGACCTGCCTGAAGTGGCTGCCGAATTCTCCCCATCTGTTTCTCGCCTCGCACTCGTCGGGCCACTTGTATCTGTACAACGAGGAGCTGCCGTGTGCGGCCACGGCGCCCAACTACCAGCCGTTCAAAATGGGCGACGGCTACACGATACTCACCTGCAAGTCGAAGTCGACGCGGAATCCCCTCTACAAGTGGGCCTTCAGCACCGACAACTGCTGCATCAATGAGTTCTGCTTCTCGCCGTGCGGCTCCAATCTGGCGGTCGTCTCGCAGGACGGCTTCCTGCGGGTCTTTCACTACGACACCATGGAGCTGCTGGGCATCGCGCGTTCCTATTTCGGCGGCTTCCTCTGCGTCTGCTGGTCCCCCGATGGCAAGTACATTGTGGTCGGCGGCGAGGATGATCTCGTGACGGTGTGGTCGCTGCAGGAGCGCCGTGTGGTGGCCCGCGGCCAGGGCCATCGTTCCTGGGTCTCGGTGGTGGCCTTTGACCCCTACACCACGTCCTACACCAACTGGGACGGCGGCGACTTCAGCGACGACGAGAACCAGCTGAACGAGCAGTACACGGCCTCGCGGGAGGCCCGTTTCTCAGGCGACTCCACGGCGAACGGAGGGTTCGAGGGCTTCGACCGGAACTCCACGCCCGTGCATGCAGCCCGGCCTCGCCCCCACTCTGCCTCGTTTCGGTCGGATGCCTCGTCGGCGGCGCTGGCGCCGGACAAGCTGGCCATCAGCTACCGCCTGGGATCCGTCAGCCAGGACACGCAGGTCTGCCTCTGGGATATTACGGAGGACGTGCTACGGCACCCGCTGGCGCTGAGGCAGCGTGTGAACAGCACGCAGCTGAACGACACCAGCTTCCTGAACGGCGGCATCGATGCGGACGGCATCAAAGTGATACGGCCAATCGCCATCGGACATGGAGCcggcggcaacggcaacggcggcggcggaggcaATCATGCAGCGGATTTGGACAGCTGCAGTCCCACCAGAGAGACGGCGGGTGGAGGAGTAGCCACCGAGAATAGCAACAGCAGCTCCAGCAAGTTCTCCACCGCCAACTGCACGATATCCTCACAGTCCTCGAATGCCAATACCCCGCCCGAGGACTGCGAAACGGAGGCAGCCACCCCGGCCTCCACATCATCGAATGCGGCAGCCACtacgccagcagcagcggcagcagtggcgactgcagcagcagcagcaccctcCACCAAGCAGAACAGTCGGACGCATGGGACAAGCAACTCAATCAAATTCCCCAACTGCATCAGTGCCACCAAGTCGGACAGCATCGATGGGCATGCAAGTGCAAGCGGAAGCGGCGGCCAACGGACATCCTATGCCACGTCCGGGTACAACAGCAAGACTTCCAACAGCTCGACCAAGTCCTCGAACTCGGGCAGCGGCTTCAGCGCCTTTAACAGCCTCACGCAGCGGCTGTCGAACTTGAATTTCCTGAGCAGCTCGGATAAGAAGTCTTCGTCCAGCGTCGGCCACGAGGGCAGCAACTCGACGGCGCATCGCCAGCACCGCAAGGCCATGAGCATGCTGAAGAGCTACAATCAACACAACAATCACAGCAGCAATaaccacagcaacaacagcagctccTCCAACTTTGGACACTCGAGCAACCAGGAGTCGGGCGTTGCCATCGGCAGCAGCTCGACGGCGCACAGCTTTGGATCGCTGAAGCTGAGCAAATCCTCCCACAATGCCTCCTCCCTGGTGACGGGCGCCCAGTCGGCGGCCACTGTGAGCAGCTTCGATCCCATGAAGCTGATCGGCACGCCCGCCTGTCCGCGCTTCGACGAGTGCCCGCTGCTGGAGCCGCTGGTGTGTAAGAAGATTGCCCACGAGCGTCTCACGGCGTTAATATTTCGCGAGGATTGCTTTTTGACAGCGTGCCAGGATGGGTTTATTTATACATGGGCGCGGCCCGGTCATGCAACA CACACCAACCAGCAGCACTTGTCGCCCAGCCAGTCGGCGGCACCTGGTGGGACGGTAATCTAG
- the LOC108153962 gene encoding WD repeat-containing protein 20 isoform X2 has protein sequence MSKPIDKKFYKGTNPSCHDFNSNSATPTGAPLLVGFTTGQIQLVSPQMGPRELRKLFNEERLIDKTKVTCLKWLPNSPHLFLASHSSGHLYLYNEELPCAATAPNYQPFKMGDGYTILTCKSKSTRNPLYKWAFSTDNCCINEFCFSPCGSNLAVVSQDGFLRVFHYDTMELLGIARSYFGGFLCVCWSPDGKYIVVGGEDDLVTVWSLQERRVVARGQGHRSWVSVVAFDPYTTSYTNWDGGDFSDDENQLNEQYTASREARFSGDSTANGGFEGFDRNSTPVHAARPRPHSASFRSDASSAALAPDKLAISYRLGSVSQDTQVCLWDITEDVLRHPLALRQRVNSTQLNDTSFLNGGIDADGIKVIRPIAIGHGAGGNGNGGGGGNHAADLDSCSPTRETAGGGVATENSNSSSSKFSTANCTISSQSSNANTPPEDCETEAATPASTSSNAAATTPAAAAAVATAAAAAPSTKQNSRTHGTSNSIKFPNCISATKSDSIDGHASASGSGGQRTSYATSGYNSKTSNSSTKSSNSGSGFSAFNSLTQRLSNLNFLSSSDKKSSSSVGHEGSNSTAHRQHRKAMSMLKSYNQHNNHSSNNHSNNSSSSNFGHSSNQESGVAIGSSSTAHSFGSLKLSKSSHNASSLVTGAQSAATVSSFDPMKLIGTPACPRFDECPLLEPLVCKKIAHERLTALIFREDCFLTACQDGFIYTWARPGHATHTNQQHLSPSQSAAPGGTVI, from the exons ATGAGCAAACCGATCGATAAGAAGTTCTACAAGGGCACCAATCCCAGCTGCCACGACTTCaactcgaactcggccacgcCCACGGGCGCACCGCTGCTGGTGGGCTTCACCACGGGCCAAATCCAGCTGGTATCCCCGCAGATGGGGCCACGGGAGCTGCGGAAGCTGTTCAACGAGGAG CGCCTTATCGACAAGACCAAAGTGACCTGCCTGAAGTGGCTGCCGAATTCTCCCCATCTGTTTCTCGCCTCGCACTCGTCGGGCCACTTGTATCTGTACAACGAGGAGCTGCCGTGTGCGGCCACGGCGCCCAACTACCAGCCGTTCAAAATGGGCGACGGCTACACGATACTCACCTGCAAGTCGAAGTCGACGCGGAATCCCCTCTACAAGTGGGCCTTCAGCACCGACAACTGCTGCATCAATGAGTTCTGCTTCTCGCCGTGCGGCTCCAATCTGGCGGTCGTCTCGCAGGACGGCTTCCTGCGGGTCTTTCACTACGACACCATGGAGCTGCTGGGCATCGCGCGTTCCTATTTCGGCGGCTTCCTCTGCGTCTGCTGGTCCCCCGATGGCAAGTACATTGTGGTCGGCGGCGAGGATGATCTCGTGACGGTGTGGTCGCTGCAGGAGCGCCGTGTGGTGGCCCGCGGCCAGGGCCATCGTTCCTGGGTCTCGGTGGTGGCCTTTGACCCCTACACCACGTCCTACACCAACTGGGACGGCGGCGACTTCAGCGACGACGAGAACCAGCTGAACGAGCAGTACACGGCCTCGCGGGAGGCCCGTTTCTCAGGCGACTCCACGGCGAACGGAGGGTTCGAGGGCTTCGACCGGAACTCCACGCCCGTGCATGCAGCCCGGCCTCGCCCCCACTCTGCCTCGTTTCGGTCGGATGCCTCGTCGGCGGCGCTGGCGCCGGACAAGCTGGCCATCAGCTACCGCCTGGGATCCGTCAGCCAGGACACGCAGGTCTGCCTCTGGGATATTACGGAGGACGTGCTACGGCACCCGCTGGCGCTGAGGCAGCGTGTGAACAGCACGCAGCTGAACGACACCAGCTTCCTGAACGGCGGCATCGATGCGGACGGCATCAAAGTGATACGGCCAATCGCCATCGGACATGGAGCcggcggcaacggcaacggcggcggcggaggcaATCATGCAGCGGATTTGGACAGCTGCAGTCCCACCAGAGAGACGGCGGGTGGAGGAGTAGCCACCGAGAATAGCAACAGCAGCTCCAGCAAGTTCTCCACCGCCAACTGCACGATATCCTCACAGTCCTCGAATGCCAATACCCCGCCCGAGGACTGCGAAACGGAGGCAGCCACCCCGGCCTCCACATCATCGAATGCGGCAGCCACtacgccagcagcagcggcagcagtggcgactgcagcagcagcagcaccctcCACCAAGCAGAACAGTCGGACGCATGGGACAAGCAACTCAATCAAATTCCCCAACTGCATCAGTGCCACCAAGTCGGACAGCATCGATGGGCATGCAAGTGCAAGCGGAAGCGGCGGCCAACGGACATCCTATGCCACGTCCGGGTACAACAGCAAGACTTCCAACAGCTCGACCAAGTCCTCGAACTCGGGCAGCGGCTTCAGCGCCTTTAACAGCCTCACGCAGCGGCTGTCGAACTTGAATTTCCTGAGCAGCTCGGATAAGAAGTCTTCGTCCAGCGTCGGCCACGAGGGCAGCAACTCGACGGCGCATCGCCAGCACCGCAAGGCCATGAGCATGCTGAAGAGCTACAATCAACACAACAATCACAGCAGCAATaaccacagcaacaacagcagctccTCCAACTTTGGACACTCGAGCAACCAGGAGTCGGGCGTTGCCATCGGCAGCAGCTCGACGGCGCACAGCTTTGGATCGCTGAAGCTGAGCAAATCCTCCCACAATGCCTCCTCCCTGGTGACGGGCGCCCAGTCGGCGGCCACTGTGAGCAGCTTCGATCCCATGAAGCTGATCGGCACGCCCGCCTGTCCGCGCTTCGACGAGTGCCCGCTGCTGGAGCCGCTGGTGTGTAAGAAGATTGCCCACGAGCGTCTCACGGCGTTAATATTTCGCGAGGATTGCTTTTTGACAGCGTGCCAGGATGGGTTTATTTATACATGGGCGCGGCCCGGTCATGCAACA CACACCAACCAGCAGCACTTGTCGCCCAGCCAGTCGGCGGCACCTGGTGGGACGGTAATCTAG
- the LOC108156360 gene encoding CDP-diacylglycerol--glycerol-3-phosphate 3-phosphatidyltransferase, mitochondrial, translating into MEVGPKVESKNSEQCLRGIYSYCAPNINKQSAKTSREKPRAGIMLYLRRLFSQELSPAAQTDFLGCLQQAPHLLTNGFAGSQALESLSWLHNLAPCFPLRGDQIHVIHEPQHFYDTLVQRIAMAKKRIVLASLYLGTGQLESTFVQTLRHSLQSESSLRLNVLLDFTRGTRGDLNSKSMLMPLVREFKEQVQLSLYHTPDLRGMTKRLAPPRWNELLGLQHMKVYLFDDAVIISGANLSNDYFTNRQDRYILIEDKPLADFYAQLIGRVQEFSLAVSPDATEGLHPNWRILPYEGTKQEFIQLARKRISDFVQETYKRQSQVRDLQTRADTWLFPLLEMGQIGIHHDSLVTKRLLSSCIAGSRLKLATGYFNLTQEYMDTITHECLAQCSILMAHPNANGFQGAKGPAGGIPAAYTLIAKSFYESLVRRKQNHRVNFFEYEKPGWTYHAKGLWYYLPEARLPNLTLIGSSNFGERSVNRDLETQVCLVTTNTDLSQRLQAEADRLYDLSQTAEREIVRRAVPRWVQAVVRIFRNFF; encoded by the exons ATGGAAGTAGGGCCAAAAGTGGAGTCAAAGAACAGTGAACAATGTCTGAGGGGCATATACAGCTACTGCGCACCAAATATCAATAAGCAGTCCGCGAAGACGTCACGAGAGAAACCCCGCGCTGGAATAATGTTATATCTGCGTCGCTTGTTCAGCCAGGAGCTGAGTCCTGCCGCACAAACGGATTTTCTGGGCTGCCTGCAACAGGCACCGCACCTGCTAACCAATGGCTTTGCCGGATCCCAGGCCCTGGAGAGTCTTTCCTGGTTACACAATCTGGCGCCCTGCTTCCCGCTGCGCGGCGACCAGATCCATGTGATACACGAGCCCCAGCACTTCTACGATACTCTGGTACAGCGAATTGCCATGGCAAAGAAGCGCATCGTGCTGGCCAGCCTCTACCTGGGCACGGGCCAGCTGGAGAGTACCTTTGTCCAGACGTTGCGTCACAGCCTGCAGTCGGAGTCGTCGCTGCGCCTGAACGTGCTATTGGATTTCACACGCGGTACACGTGGCGATCTCAATTCCAAGTCCATGCTAATGCCGCTGGTCCGCGAATTCAAGGAGCAGGTCCAACTATCCCTATACCACACGCCAGATCTTCGGGGGATGACCAAGCGACTGGCGCCACCGCGCTGGAACGAGCTCCTGGGCCTGCAGCATATGAAGGTCTACCTGTTCGACGATGCGGTCATCATATCCGGGGCCAATCTTTCGAATGACTATTTCACCAACCGACAAGACCGCTACATCCTAATCGAAGATAAGCCCCTGGCGGACTTTTATGCGCAGCTCATTGGGCGGGTGCAGGAGTTCAGCCTGGCCGTGAGCCCAGACGCCACAGAGGGGCTGCATCCCAACTGGCGCATCCTTCCCTACGAGGGCACCAAGCAGGAGTTCATTCAGCTGGCCAGGAAGCGGATATCGGACTTTGTCCAGGAGACATATAAGCGACAGAGTCAGGTCAGGGACCTGCAGACGCGGGCGGACACCTGGTTGTTCCCGCTGCTCGAGATGGGTCAGATTGGCATCCATCACGACAGTTTGGTCACCAAGCGTCTGCTCTCCAGCTGCATTGCCGGCTCCCGCCTCAAACTGGCCACCGGCTACTTCAACCTGACGCAGGAATACATGGACACCATCACGCATGAGTGCCTCGCGCAGTGCAGCATTCTCATGGCCCATCCAAAC GCGAATGGCTTCCAGGGCGCTAAGGGGCCTGCCGGCGGAATTCCGGCTGCATACACCCTGATAGCAAAGAGCTTCTACGAGAGCTTGGTGCGTCGAAAGCAGAATCATCGCGTCAACTTCTTCGAGTACGAGAAGCCAGGCTGGACGTACCACGCCAAGGGCCTGTGGTACTACCTGCCCGAGGCGCGTCTACCAAATCTAACGCTCATCGGCTCCTCAAACTTCGGCGAGCGTTCGGTCAATCGCGATCTGGAGACCCAGGTGTGCCTGGTGACGACCAACACGGATCTGAGCCAGCGCCTGCAGGCCGAGGCGGATCGCCTCTATGATCTGTCTCAGACGGCGGAGCGGGAGATTGTTAGGCGGGCAGTGCCCCGCTGGGTGCAGGCCGTCGTTCGCATATTCAGGAACTTTTTTTAG